In Leptolyngbya sp. CCY15150, one DNA window encodes the following:
- the pruA gene encoding L-glutamate gamma-semialdehyde dehydrogenase encodes MVLHVSDPSLHPGGPNPYENQTLAIARELLSATREKRSLFAQMRDQMRWDDKLLAWTMGNPGLRVQLFRFIDCLPALRSNTEVARHLQEYLSQESVELPSALKGLLNFADASSLPGQAAATTVKTAVETLARKYIAGETVQQALKSIEQLRKQRMAFTVDLLGEAVITETEAQQYLDRYLELMQALTTASQRWSAIPQIDQADGEALPRVQVSVKLTAFYSQFDPLDAVGSQARVSDRIRTLLRRAKELGAAVHFDMEQYTYKDLTLAILKQILLEDEFRDRSDIGVTLQAYLRDSLTDLQGLIAWAKERGCPVTVRLVKGAYWDQETIKAVQHDWAHPVYSLKSSTDANFEAMTRLLLEHHDYLYAAIGSHNVRSQAHAIAIAQALKIPARRFELQVLYGMADKLADALVGQGYRVRVYCPYGDLIPGMAYLIRRLLENTANSSFLRQNLEERPVDDLLAPPAMETQSHLPETLKPAFPNVADTDYADAAERDRAQTALSNLRSQLGQSYLPLIDGQYRNTAETIDSVNPSNPSEVIGTIGLISIDQAEQAIQAAKAAFPAWRKTPASERAAILRRAADLMAERRADLSALMVLEGGKALHQADPEVSEAIDFCRYYADEMERLDQGYAYDLPGETNRYLYQPRGISVIISPWNFPLAIPTGMTVASLAAGNCTLLKPANSTGAIAAKLTEILVEAGIPKGVFQYVPGRGSTVGSHLVQHPDVHMITFTGSQEVGCQIYAEAAVLRPGQKHLKRVVAEMGGKNAIIVDESADLDQAVQGVVYSAFGYSGQKCSACSRVIVMASIYDTFVARLVEATRSLNIGPADQPSTQVGPVIDAAAQSRIREAIAQGKTEATVALEMDAPDTGYFVGPVIFTDVPPTGRLAQEEIFGPVLAVMKAETFGEAIALANGTAYALTGGLYSRTPSHIAQAEAGFEVGNVYINRSITGAIVSRQPFGGFKLSGVGSKAGGPDYLMQFLEPRVITENVQRQGFAPIEGVE; translated from the coding sequence GTGGTTTTACATGTTTCAGATCCAAGCCTTCACCCAGGGGGCCCTAACCCCTACGAGAACCAAACCCTAGCGATCGCCCGTGAGCTTTTGTCGGCAACTCGGGAGAAGCGATCGCTCTTTGCCCAAATGCGCGACCAAATGCGCTGGGACGATAAGCTGCTGGCCTGGACGATGGGCAACCCTGGGCTACGGGTGCAGTTGTTTCGGTTCATCGACTGCCTGCCGGCCCTGCGCAGCAATACCGAAGTGGCCCGGCATCTGCAGGAATATTTGAGCCAAGAAAGTGTTGAATTGCCCAGCGCCTTGAAAGGCTTGCTCAACTTTGCTGATGCTAGCTCCCTGCCAGGACAAGCCGCTGCCACAACGGTGAAAACGGCGGTGGAAACTTTGGCTCGTAAATATATTGCGGGGGAAACCGTTCAGCAAGCCCTCAAATCCATCGAGCAGCTTCGCAAGCAGCGCATGGCGTTTACCGTGGATTTGCTAGGGGAAGCGGTGATTACCGAAACCGAGGCTCAGCAATACCTCGATCGCTATCTGGAGTTAATGCAGGCCCTAACCACGGCATCCCAGCGCTGGTCGGCGATCCCTCAGATTGACCAGGCAGATGGTGAAGCTCTGCCTCGGGTGCAGGTATCGGTGAAGCTGACGGCTTTCTATTCCCAGTTTGATCCCCTCGATGCCGTTGGTAGCCAGGCTCGGGTGAGCGATCGCATTCGCACACTGCTGCGCCGGGCTAAGGAGCTGGGGGCGGCGGTGCATTTCGACATGGAGCAGTATACCTACAAGGATCTGACCCTGGCGATTTTGAAACAGATTTTGCTGGAAGATGAGTTCCGCGATCGCTCCGATATTGGCGTCACCCTTCAGGCCTATCTCAGGGATAGTTTGACGGATCTCCAGGGATTGATCGCCTGGGCTAAGGAACGGGGCTGTCCCGTAACGGTGCGGTTGGTCAAAGGTGCCTACTGGGATCAGGAAACCATCAAAGCGGTGCAGCACGACTGGGCTCATCCCGTGTATAGCCTCAAGTCTTCCACCGATGCCAACTTTGAAGCCATGACCCGGCTGCTGCTGGAGCATCATGACTATCTCTACGCCGCCATCGGTAGCCACAACGTGCGTTCCCAGGCCCACGCGATCGCCATTGCCCAGGCCCTGAAGATTCCTGCCCGTCGGTTTGAGCTGCAGGTGCTCTATGGCATGGCGGATAAGCTGGCGGATGCTTTGGTGGGCCAGGGCTACCGCGTGCGGGTTTACTGCCCCTACGGCGACCTGATTCCCGGCATGGCTTACTTAATTCGTCGCCTGCTGGAAAATACGGCCAATAGTTCCTTCCTGCGGCAAAACCTGGAAGAACGGCCCGTGGATGACCTCCTGGCTCCACCAGCGATGGAAACCCAGTCCCATCTGCCGGAAACGCTTAAACCAGCCTTCCCCAATGTGGCCGATACAGACTATGCGGATGCGGCAGAACGCGATCGCGCCCAGACCGCCCTCTCCAACCTACGCAGCCAGTTGGGGCAATCCTACCTACCGCTGATTGATGGCCAGTATCGCAACACGGCGGAGACCATCGACTCGGTGAACCCCTCCAATCCCTCGGAGGTGATTGGCACCATTGGGTTAATCAGTATCGACCAGGCGGAGCAGGCTATCCAAGCCGCTAAGGCCGCCTTCCCTGCCTGGCGCAAGACCCCAGCTTCGGAGCGGGCCGCCATTCTGCGCCGCGCCGCGGACTTGATGGCAGAACGACGGGCCGATCTCTCGGCGCTCATGGTGCTGGAAGGCGGGAAAGCGCTGCACCAAGCGGATCCGGAAGTGTCGGAAGCCATTGATTTCTGCCGCTACTATGCCGATGAGATGGAGCGCTTGGATCAAGGCTATGCCTACGATCTGCCTGGGGAAACCAATCGTTATCTCTACCAACCGCGCGGCATTTCGGTGATCATCTCCCCTTGGAACTTTCCCCTTGCCATTCCCACCGGCATGACCGTGGCGTCCTTAGCGGCAGGTAACTGTACGCTGCTGAAACCGGCGAATAGTACGGGGGCGATCGCTGCTAAGCTCACGGAAATTCTCGTCGAGGCGGGCATTCCCAAGGGTGTCTTCCAATATGTGCCGGGGCGAGGCTCTACAGTGGGCTCGCACTTGGTGCAGCATCCCGATGTCCATATGATTACCTTCACCGGTTCCCAGGAGGTGGGTTGCCAGATCTATGCCGAGGCAGCGGTGTTGCGTCCTGGGCAAAAACACCTGAAGCGGGTGGTGGCGGAAATGGGCGGCAAGAATGCCATCATCGTGGACGAAAGTGCCGATTTGGATCAAGCAGTGCAGGGGGTGGTTTACTCAGCCTTTGGCTACAGCGGTCAGAAATGCTCCGCCTGTTCGCGGGTGATTGTCATGGCGTCCATCTACGATACCTTTGTGGCGCGCTTGGTGGAAGCCACGCGATCGCTCAACATTGGGCCGGCAGATCAACCGAGTACCCAGGTTGGCCCCGTGATTGATGCCGCTGCCCAGAGCCGGATTCGAGAGGCGATCGCCCAAGGCAAGACCGAGGCCACCGTTGCCCTAGAGATGGATGCTCCTGATACCGGCTACTTTGTTGGCCCAGTGATTTTCACCGATGTACCGCCGACGGGACGTCTAGCCCAGGAAGAAATCTTTGGGCCGGTACTGGCGGTGATGAAGGCGGAGACCTTTGGGGAGGCGATCGCCCTGGCCAACGGCACGGCCTATGCGCTCACCGGCGGTCTTTATTCCCGCACCCCCTCTCACATTGCCCAGGCAGAGGCCGGTTTTGAGGTCGGTAATGTATACATCAACCGCAGCATTACGGGGGCGATCGTTTCCCGGCAACCCTTCGGAGGTTTCAAACTCTCAGGGGTGGGCTCGAAGGCCGGCGGCCCCGATTACCTGATGCAATTTTTAGAACCACGGGTCATTACGGAAAACGTTCAGCGGCAAGGCTTTGCACCGATTGAGGGGGTGGAATAG
- the crtR gene encoding beta-carotene hydroxylase, translated as MSEAVKPLTVPKEFLGPPRDVNPTLIMFLVAVATAALSTLGYFRWGLPGWICFLANTLALHLVGTVIHDASHNVAHENRIMNSALGHGSALMLGFSFPVFTRVHMQHHANVNDPENDPDHFVSTGGPLWLIAARFFYHEIFFFKRRLWRKYELLEWFLGRLAVASVVYLAVQYDFLGYLFNYWFSPALVVGLALGLFFDYLPHRPFKERDRWKNARVYPSPVLNLLIMGQNYHLIHHLWPSIPWYKYQAAYRATRPLLDAKGCEQSLGLLNGKNFWSFLYDIFLGIRFHHKPAAAATLEISTEDLLGVESEVVESGAEPAMAGLEAEAGRSDSR; from the coding sequence ATGTCGGAGGCCGTTAAGCCGCTGACAGTACCGAAAGAGTTTTTGGGCCCACCCCGCGATGTGAACCCTACTCTGATTATGTTTTTGGTTGCGGTTGCCACCGCCGCCTTGTCAACCCTAGGCTATTTCCGTTGGGGGTTGCCCGGCTGGATCTGCTTCCTGGCCAATACCCTAGCGTTGCATTTGGTTGGTACCGTCATCCATGATGCATCCCACAATGTGGCCCATGAAAATCGCATTATGAATTCAGCCTTGGGTCACGGCAGCGCGCTGATGCTGGGGTTTTCGTTCCCCGTCTTCACCCGCGTCCACATGCAGCACCATGCCAATGTGAATGATCCGGAAAATGATCCCGATCATTTTGTGTCCACGGGCGGTCCGTTGTGGTTAATTGCCGCCAGGTTTTTCTACCATGAGATTTTCTTTTTTAAGCGTCGCCTGTGGCGAAAGTATGAGCTGCTGGAATGGTTTTTAGGACGTCTAGCCGTTGCTAGTGTGGTCTATCTCGCGGTTCAGTATGACTTTCTTGGGTATTTGTTTAACTATTGGTTTTCGCCGGCGCTGGTGGTGGGCTTAGCGTTGGGGTTGTTTTTTGACTATTTGCCCCATCGTCCGTTCAAAGAACGCGATCGCTGGAAGAATGCTCGGGTGTATCCTAGCCCGGTGTTGAACCTGTTGATTATGGGGCAAAACTATCATCTAATTCACCATCTTTGGCCCTCGATTCCTTGGTATAAGTACCAAGCTGCCTACCGGGCTACCCGACCGCTGCTGGACGCTAAAGGCTGTGAGCAGTCCCTAGGTTTATTGAACGGCAAAAACTTTTGGAGCTTTTTGTACGACATTTTCCTAGGCATTCGGTTTCACCATAAGCCTGCTGCGGCTGCTACCCTAGAGATCTCAACGGAAGATCTGCTTGGGGTTGAGTCTGAGGTGGTTGAGTCAGGGGCTGAGCCGGCTATGGCGGGCTTAGAGGCTGAGGCTGGCCGCTCGGACAGCCGCTAA
- a CDS encoding adenylate/guanylate cyclase domain-containing protein: protein MITSSWRSLFRRLLFWGKRSLPAIFPRDSRSYRARRRHFMHRRLTFSLQLAIVAYGTFIVYTLLKVGNGLVETADGWLWMATGSVLGLTVCWLLLKTVWGRQHPDLLFVATAWIIILGEQLWATINGFALPAMYSWTLVFLVLAAMIPVRWPLHVLTQAGVLIYYYGVNGLLGLTVPEAIAQDSRQILYFFWFFGICNISVYLYEKLQRSEFQALKSLRQERDRSERLLLNILPATVARQLKQEHRTIAESFAEASVLFADVVGFTELSTGIPPQDLVQILNEIFSEFDRLADKHALEKIKTIGDSYMVVGGLPVEDPEHLGAIAEMALDMQAAIAQFSLQGDKPLQIRIGINVGPVVAGVIGMKKFIYDLWGDTVNVASRMESQGIAGGIQVTEAVYQRLSDRYDFQSRGSVEIKGKGAMTTYLLLGAIASNPLSISFDVTKTD, encoded by the coding sequence ATGATCACTTCGAGCTGGCGGAGCTTGTTTAGGCGGCTGTTGTTTTGGGGAAAGCGATCGCTCCCGGCTATCTTCCCCCGAGACTCTCGCAGCTACCGTGCTCGACGACGACACTTTATGCATCGCCGTCTCACCTTTAGCCTGCAGCTTGCCATCGTGGCCTATGGGACGTTCATCGTCTATACCTTGCTCAAGGTTGGCAATGGGCTGGTGGAAACTGCTGATGGCTGGCTTTGGATGGCAACCGGGAGTGTGCTGGGGCTAACGGTATGCTGGCTGCTGCTGAAAACCGTTTGGGGTCGGCAACATCCCGACCTCCTGTTTGTGGCCACAGCCTGGATTATTATCTTAGGCGAGCAACTGTGGGCGACGATCAACGGGTTTGCGCTACCAGCCATGTATTCTTGGACGCTGGTCTTTTTGGTGCTGGCGGCGATGATTCCGGTGCGCTGGCCGCTGCATGTGCTCACCCAGGCTGGCGTGCTGATCTACTACTACGGCGTGAACGGGCTTCTAGGATTGACCGTGCCGGAGGCGATCGCTCAAGATTCTCGCCAAATTCTCTACTTCTTCTGGTTTTTTGGCATTTGTAATATCTCGGTCTACCTGTATGAAAAGCTGCAGCGCTCTGAGTTTCAAGCCCTAAAGTCTCTGCGCCAGGAACGCGATCGCTCCGAGCGACTTTTGTTGAACATTTTGCCGGCCACCGTAGCTCGCCAGTTGAAGCAAGAGCACCGCACTATTGCGGAAAGTTTTGCCGAGGCTTCTGTTCTCTTTGCAGACGTCGTCGGCTTTACGGAACTATCTACGGGCATTCCTCCCCAAGACTTGGTGCAAATTCTCAATGAAATCTTTTCGGAGTTCGATCGCTTAGCCGATAAACATGCCCTTGAGAAGATCAAGACGATTGGGGATTCCTACATGGTGGTCGGCGGGTTGCCGGTGGAAGATCCAGAGCATCTGGGGGCGATCGCTGAGATGGCGCTGGATATGCAGGCGGCGATCGCCCAGTTCTCGCTCCAAGGCGACAAGCCGCTGCAGATTCGCATTGGCATCAACGTCGGCCCCGTGGTGGCAGGGGTGATTGGCATGAAAAAGTTTATCTACGACCTCTGGGGCGACACGGTGAATGTGGCGAGCCGGATGGAATCTCAAGGCATTGCCGGTGGCATCCAGGTTACAGAGGCGGTCTATCAACGGTTGAGCGATCGCTATGACTTCCAGTCTCGGGGCAGTGTTGAAATCAAAGGCAAAGGCGCGATGACCACCTATTTGCTGCTGGGGGCCATCGCTAGCAATCCCCTATCTATTTCCTTCGATGTCACCAAGACGGATTGA
- a CDS encoding LptA/OstA family protein: MASASTPLTITKSARLRRWFRASSLLVTALTVGAIAPLSQLSSATAQTPGQALTLRSDIQEANSITGVITARGNVQIDYPARQIQATSAQALYYSREQRIVLSGDVYVLQEGNSLRGETVTYLIEEGRFVALPNRGQQVQSIYIVPDANPEPIGSGAVAPEQSDFDPKTEILEPVE, from the coding sequence ATGGCGTCTGCTTCCACCCCCCTCACCATCACTAAATCCGCTCGTCTCCGGCGTTGGTTTCGAGCCAGTAGCCTTTTGGTCACGGCTCTCACCGTCGGGGCGATCGCTCCCCTCAGCCAGCTTTCCTCCGCCACTGCTCAGACGCCCGGTCAAGCTCTTACGCTGCGCTCCGATATTCAAGAAGCCAATTCCATCACCGGTGTGATTACGGCTCGGGGCAATGTGCAAATTGACTACCCCGCCCGCCAAATCCAGGCCACGTCTGCCCAAGCGCTTTACTACAGCCGCGAACAGCGGATTGTGCTCAGTGGCGATGTCTATGTGCTGCAGGAAGGCAACAGCCTGCGGGGTGAAACCGTCACCTACCTGATTGAAGAAGGGCGGTTTGTGGCATTGCCCAATCGCGGCCAGCAGGTGCAGTCGATCTACATTGTGCCCGATGCAAATCCAGAACCCATCGGCAGCGGAGCCGTTGCACCAGAACAGTCAGATTTTGATCCAAAAACCGAAATTCTGGAGCCCGTTGAGTAA
- the lptB gene encoding LPS export ABC transporter ATP-binding protein has protein sequence MKIVLENIHKAYDQRAVVNRVNLSVNQGEVVGLLGPNGAGKTTTFYIATGIERPDQGKVFLDDRDITSLPLHERAQLGIGYLAQEPSIFRNLSVSDNILLVFQETKVRRQDQPARLHDLLKEFRLERVANTPGIHVSGGERRRTELARSLAANPTFLLLDEPFTGVDPIAVAEIQDILAGFRDRHMGILITDHNVRETLAITDRAYIMRDGEILAAGSAEELYANPLVRQYYLGDNFQP, from the coding sequence TTGAAAATCGTTCTTGAAAATATCCACAAGGCTTACGATCAACGCGCGGTCGTCAACCGCGTCAACTTGTCTGTTAATCAAGGGGAAGTTGTGGGCTTATTGGGGCCCAACGGAGCTGGCAAAACGACAACGTTCTACATAGCCACAGGCATTGAACGTCCTGATCAGGGTAAGGTCTTCCTCGATGATCGAGATATCACCAGTTTGCCGTTGCATGAACGGGCCCAGTTAGGCATTGGCTACCTGGCCCAAGAGCCCAGCATCTTTCGCAACCTGAGCGTTAGCGACAATATTCTGCTGGTGTTTCAAGAAACCAAGGTGCGTCGTCAAGACCAACCCGCCCGATTGCATGACCTGCTCAAAGAATTTCGGCTAGAACGCGTTGCCAATACACCCGGCATCCATGTATCGGGGGGCGAGCGGCGACGTACCGAACTAGCCCGCTCCCTAGCAGCGAATCCCACGTTTCTGCTGCTGGATGAACCCTTTACCGGGGTTGACCCGATCGCTGTCGCTGAAATTCAAGATATCCTAGCTGGCTTCCGCGATCGCCACATGGGCATCTTAATCACGGATCACAACGTGCGGGAAACCCTAGCCATCACCGATCGCGCCTACATTATGCGCGATGGTGAAATTTTAGCAGCGGGCAGCGCCGAAGAACTCTACGCCAATCCCCTGGTGCGTCAATACTACTTGGGCGACAACTTTCAGCCCTAG
- the carB gene encoding carbamoyl-phosphate synthase large subunit has protein sequence MPRRDDLRKILIVGSGPIVIGQACEFDYSGTQACKALREEGYEVVLVNSNPATIMTDPETADRTYIEPLTPEILEKVIEKERPDALMPTMGGQTALNLAVTLSKNGVLDKYGVELIGAKLPAIEKAEDRKLFKEAMEKIGVGVCPSGLAQTMDEARAIAAQIGTYPLIIRPAFTLGGTGGGIAYNQEEFEAISQSGLDASPMSQILVEQSLLGWKEYELEVMRDLADNVVIICSIENIDPMGVHTGDSITVAPAQTLTDKEYQRLRDASIKIIREIGVETGGSNIQFAINPNTGDMIVIEMNPRVSRSSALASKATGFPIAKFAAKLAVGYTLDEIPNDITQKTPASFEPTIDYVVTKIPRFAFEKFPSSTTTLTTQMKSVGEAMAIGRTFQESFQKALRSLETGRFGWGCDRAEKLPSLQQVRTNLRTPNPERIFTVRHALKLGMTVEEVYELTGIDPWFLDKFAELLEVEKFIKLTPLKSLTAAQMLMIKAHGFSDRQIAHATQTTEGDVRAYRQALQVLPVYKTVDTCAAEFEAFTPYYYSTYESAVSCFAASQDDSTVFPVVESEVLPSTRRKVMILGSGPNRIGQGIEFDYCCCHASYALQDADFETIMVNSNPETVSTDYDTSDRLYFEPLTREDVLNIIEAENPEGVIIQFGGQTPLKLAVPLQDYLNAADCPVQTKIWGTSPDSIDTAEDRERFEKILNTLDIKQPPNGLARSYNEALQIAKTINYPVVVRPSYVLGGRAMEIVYSDAELERYMTYAVQVEPDHPILIDRFLENAIEVDVDAIADQTGQVVIGGIMEHIEQAGIHSGDSACSIPTISLSDEVLTVIRTWSEKLAKALDVIGLMNIQFAVQGDQVYILEANPRASRTVPFVSKAIGVPLAKVAVRVMSGETLAGIGFTKEVIPPHIAVKEAVFPFEKFAGSDTILGPEMRSTGEVMGIDTDFGKAFAKAELAAGQKLPLTGTVFVSMNDRDKEASVPVIQDLIDLGLTIVATAGTQQVLEDHSVPADLVLKLHEGRPHVGDYIKNHQIQLVINTPIGATAQIDDRAIRRTALVYKVPIVTTIAGAKATASAIRALQSQPLEVKAIQDYTADVQNQG, from the coding sequence ATGCCTCGTCGTGATGATCTCCGCAAAATTTTGATTGTTGGCTCTGGCCCCATTGTGATTGGTCAGGCCTGTGAGTTTGACTACTCCGGTACCCAGGCCTGCAAGGCACTCCGAGAAGAAGGGTATGAGGTGGTGCTGGTCAACTCCAACCCCGCGACGATCATGACGGATCCAGAGACGGCCGATCGCACCTACATCGAGCCGCTAACGCCGGAAATTCTAGAAAAGGTGATCGAAAAGGAACGCCCCGATGCCCTCATGCCCACCATGGGCGGGCAAACGGCGCTCAACCTAGCCGTCACGCTGTCTAAAAATGGCGTCCTGGACAAGTATGGGGTGGAGCTGATCGGCGCAAAGTTACCCGCCATTGAAAAGGCGGAAGATCGCAAGCTTTTCAAAGAGGCGATGGAAAAAATTGGGGTGGGTGTTTGCCCCTCCGGTCTAGCACAGACCATGGATGAGGCCAGGGCGATCGCTGCCCAGATCGGCACCTATCCCCTGATTATTCGCCCGGCCTTTACCCTGGGCGGCACCGGTGGCGGCATTGCCTACAACCAAGAAGAATTTGAAGCTATCTCCCAGTCGGGGCTCGATGCTAGTCCCATGTCTCAGATTTTGGTCGAGCAATCGCTGCTGGGCTGGAAGGAGTATGAGCTAGAGGTGATGCGCGATCTGGCAGACAACGTCGTGATCATCTGCTCCATTGAAAATATTGATCCCATGGGGGTGCATACCGGTGATTCGATTACCGTTGCGCCGGCCCAAACCTTGACCGACAAGGAATATCAGCGGCTGCGGGATGCCTCGATCAAAATTATTCGCGAAATTGGCGTGGAAACCGGCGGTTCCAACATTCAGTTCGCCATCAACCCCAACACCGGCGACATGATTGTGATTGAGATGAACCCTCGGGTGTCTCGCAGTTCGGCCCTGGCCTCCAAGGCCACCGGTTTCCCCATTGCCAAATTTGCCGCCAAACTCGCTGTCGGCTACACCCTCGACGAAATTCCCAACGACATTACCCAAAAAACCCCCGCCAGCTTTGAGCCCACCATCGACTATGTCGTCACCAAAATTCCTCGCTTCGCCTTCGAGAAATTCCCCAGTTCCACCACCACCCTCACCACGCAGATGAAATCGGTGGGTGAAGCTATGGCCATTGGCCGCACCTTCCAAGAATCCTTCCAGAAAGCGCTGCGATCGCTTGAGACAGGACGATTTGGCTGGGGATGCGATCGCGCTGAGAAGCTCCCCAGTCTCCAGCAAGTGCGCACCAACCTGCGCACCCCCAATCCCGAGCGCATCTTCACCGTACGCCACGCTCTGAAGCTGGGCATGACCGTCGAAGAAGTCTATGAACTCACCGGCATTGATCCCTGGTTCCTAGACAAATTTGCCGAATTGCTGGAGGTGGAGAAATTCATCAAACTCACTCCCCTCAAGTCGCTAACCGCTGCCCAGATGCTGATGATCAAAGCCCACGGGTTTAGCGATCGCCAAATTGCCCACGCCACCCAAACCACTGAAGGCGACGTGCGCGCCTACCGGCAAGCGCTGCAGGTGCTGCCGGTCTACAAAACCGTGGATACCTGTGCCGCTGAGTTTGAGGCCTTCACCCCCTACTACTACTCCACCTACGAATCCGCCGTATCCTGCTTTGCCGCCAGCCAGGATGACAGTACGGTCTTCCCCGTCGTGGAGTCGGAGGTGCTGCCCTCCACGCGCCGTAAGGTGATGATCCTCGGCAGCGGCCCCAACCGCATTGGTCAGGGTATTGAGTTTGACTATTGCTGTTGCCATGCCTCCTATGCTCTGCAGGATGCAGACTTTGAGACGATCATGGTCAACTCCAACCCCGAAACCGTCTCCACCGACTACGACACCAGCGATCGCCTCTATTTTGAACCCTTGACCCGTGAAGATGTGCTGAACATCATCGAAGCGGAAAATCCCGAGGGCGTCATCATCCAGTTTGGAGGACAGACCCCCCTGAAACTGGCGGTGCCCCTACAAGACTACTTGAACGCTGCCGACTGCCCCGTCCAGACCAAAATCTGGGGTACCTCCCCCGACTCTATCGACACGGCTGAAGACCGGGAGCGGTTTGAGAAAATCCTCAATACCCTCGATATTAAACAACCTCCCAACGGTCTGGCTCGCAGCTATAACGAAGCTCTGCAGATTGCCAAAACCATTAACTACCCGGTTGTTGTACGTCCTAGCTACGTCCTAGGCGGGCGAGCCATGGAAATCGTCTACTCCGATGCAGAGCTAGAGCGCTATATGACCTATGCGGTGCAGGTGGAGCCCGATCATCCCATCCTCATCGATCGCTTCTTGGAAAATGCCATTGAGGTCGATGTGGATGCGATCGCTGATCAAACAGGACAAGTGGTGATCGGCGGCATCATGGAGCATATTGAGCAAGCTGGCATCCACTCCGGCGACTCGGCCTGTTCGATTCCCACCATTTCCCTCTCCGATGAGGTGTTGACCGTGATTCGCACCTGGTCTGAAAAGTTAGCCAAGGCCCTAGACGTGATTGGGCTGATGAACATTCAGTTCGCCGTGCAGGGAGACCAGGTTTATATTCTAGAAGCCAACCCCCGCGCTTCTCGCACCGTGCCCTTTGTCTCCAAGGCGATCGGCGTGCCGCTGGCCAAGGTCGCTGTGCGGGTCATGTCTGGAGAAACCCTAGCGGGGATTGGCTTCACCAAGGAAGTGATTCCTCCCCACATTGCGGTGAAGGAAGCCGTCTTCCCCTTCGAAAAATTTGCGGGCAGTGATACGATCCTGGGCCCGGAAATGCGATCTACCGGCGAGGTCATGGGCATTGATACCGACTTTGGCAAAGCGTTCGCCAAGGCCGAGCTAGCTGCTGGACAAAAACTACCCCTGACCGGAACGGTGTTTGTCTCGATGAACGATCGCGACAAAGAAGCCTCTGTCCCCGTGATCCAAGACTTGATTGACCTAGGGTTAACCATTGTGGCCACTGCTGGCACCCAACAGGTGCTAGAGGATCACTCCGTGCCAGCAGACCTAGTGTTGAAACTGCATGAAGGGCGGCCACACGTCGGAGACTACATCAAAAATCATCAGATTCAACTGGTGATCAATACCCCCATTGGAGCCACTGCCCAGATCGACGATCGCGCTATCCGTCGTACCGCCCTGGTCTACAAAGTGCCTATCGTCACCACCATTGCCGGAGCCAAAGCCACCGCCAGCGCCATTCGAGCCCTGCAGTCTCAGCCGCTAGAAGTCAAGGCTATCCAAGACTACACCGCCGACGTACAAAACCAAGGGTAG
- a CDS encoding two-component system response regulator — protein MGTSPVNSSDAEHPKILVVDDHPSSRMTAVALLSVEGYEVLEAESGFAALELVTKIAPDLILLDVMMPGMDGFEVCRHLKQDEHTRLIPVVFVTALNDRRARLRGIESGGDDFLTKPFDQLELSARVKSLIRQKRLNEDLDHAGQVLFSIARTIERRDPNTGDHCDRLVKRGQAFGEFLHLSRQEIRDLLWGAYLHDIGKVGIPDSVLLKQGKLSDDEWMIMRQHVLIGEQICQPLRTMKGVLPIIRHHHERWDGSGYPDGLTGDDIPFLAQVFQLLDIYDALTSERPYKIAYTPEESLDIMVQETRQGWRNPVLMQQFVEFIQAASNNLAPSSSSLIESA, from the coding sequence ATGGGAACTTCTCCAGTGAATAGTTCTGATGCTGAGCATCCCAAAATTTTAGTTGTTGACGATCACCCATCCAGCCGCATGACAGCCGTGGCGCTTCTATCGGTCGAAGGATATGAAGTTTTGGAGGCAGAAAGCGGGTTTGCAGCATTAGAGCTAGTAACAAAAATTGCCCCGGACTTAATTCTGTTGGACGTGATGATGCCGGGCATGGATGGGTTTGAGGTCTGTCGTCATCTGAAACAGGATGAACATACACGCCTCATTCCTGTGGTGTTTGTCACAGCCTTAAACGATCGCCGGGCTCGCCTACGAGGCATTGAGTCAGGAGGTGATGATTTTCTAACCAAACCCTTTGATCAGCTAGAGTTATCCGCTCGGGTCAAGTCGCTGATCCGGCAAAAGCGCTTAAATGAAGACTTAGACCATGCAGGACAGGTACTCTTCTCCATCGCCCGCACCATTGAACGTCGTGACCCCAATACCGGTGACCATTGCGATCGCTTAGTGAAACGCGGCCAGGCCTTTGGCGAATTTCTGCACCTGTCTCGGCAAGAAATTCGCGATCTCCTGTGGGGCGCATACCTGCACGATATTGGTAAAGTTGGCATTCCCGACTCAGTCTTGCTGAAACAAGGCAAGTTATCGGATGACGAATGGATGATCATGCGCCAGCACGTCCTCATTGGCGAACAAATCTGTCAGCCCCTGCGCACCATGAAAGGTGTCTTGCCGATCATTCGCCACCACCACGAACGCTGGGATGGCTCCGGGTATCCTGATGGCTTGACCGGCGACGATATTCCCTTCTTGGCGCAGGTTTTTCAACTGCTCGACATTTATGACGCGCTTACGAGCGAACGCCCCTACAAAATTGCCTACACACCAGAAGAGTCGTTAGACATCATGGTGCAAGAAACTCGGCAAGGCTGGCGTAATCCAGTTCTGATGCAGCAGTTCGTAGAGTTTATCCAGGCGGCAAGCAACAACCTAGCCCCTAGCTCATCCTCCCTAATCGAGTCTGCTTAG